A window of Onychomys torridus chromosome 15, mOncTor1.1, whole genome shotgun sequence genomic DNA:
ATGCCTTGCTTTGCCCACTTTCTTAGAGGACCTAGGACCACTAGCCTCGGGATGGCGCCtccccacagtgagctgggtcctcccacatcaatcaaggaaatgcccccaGGCTTACCTGCAGCCAATCTGGTGGGGAAgattgaggtttcttcttcccagataactctagctgtgtgaagttgacataaaactacccagagTATAAACAGATGGCATTACATAATTGtttgatgaataaatgaaaaactaaagAAGACTGTCCACAGTACCTAGACAGTAGGTCACAGGTGGTACCTTCTTTCCTCCATGACTTACTGGGCTTGAGCCAGATTGTAAAGGGCTCCTTGTTCCTATGGAATCAtcatctcttctctttttccatctcttgcgtgaataaaaggaaaagggaTTCTAGGTgtggggcttgcttacagagtGGTTAGTGATATTGTAGGTGGTGTGGGACTTGGTTACAGAGTGGTTAGTGATTTTGTAGGTGGTGTGGGGCTTGGTTACAGAGTGGTTAGTGATTTTGTAGGTGGTGTGGGGCTTGGTTACAGAGTGGTTAGTGATGTTGTAGGTGGTGTGGGATTTGGTTACAGAGTGGTTAGTGATGTTCTAGGTGTGGGGCTTGATTACATAGTTATTAGTGATGACATATGTACAGATGAGAGTGGTGATACCTCAATTGGATCATGATGAGAGAGATGAACAATAGTTGCATTCTTGGTGTATATTGGCACACTGGTAGAATTCCTGTAGACTCACGTGGGATAGTAATAGTTGTAATTGTTTgttaaaactttagactcatcaCTCAAATCAAATCCTCCTCTTCTACCTAACAGAGAGAAAAGTGGACATGGAAAAAGCATGAAAGTGGAATGTGTTACTTCTGACACTCTCACTGAGGGCTGTTCATGTCTTCTTTCTAGGAAAGATGTGGATGAGGTTGAAGAGAAACCTAAAGACATAATACAGTTCACTGACAAGAAGCTGTCAGTGGATGAAGTCTCACAGTTGGTGATCTCTCCGCTGTGTGGTGCGGTGTCACTATTTGTGGGTGAGTGTGTGATCTGCTCTCTTTCTGCCTAGAAACAGGTGAGTGCCTTCCATGTTAGTGTCCACAGTCAAAGGATGCAGAGTGCCTTCCATGTTAATGTTCACAGTCAAAGGATACACAGTGCTTCTATGTTAGTGTCCATAGTCAAAGGATGCAGAGTGCCTTCCATGTTAGTGTCCACAGTCAAAGGATGCACAGTGCCTTCCATGTTAGTGTCCACAGTCAAAGGATGCAGAGTGCCTTCCATGTTAGTGTCCACAGTCAAAGGATGCACAGTGCTTTCATGTTAGTGTCCGCAGTCAAAGGATGCACAGTGCCTTCCATGTTAGTATCCACATTCAAAGGATGCAGAGTGCCTTCCATGTTAGTGTCTACAGTCAAAGGATGCAGAGTGCCTTCCATGTTAGTGTCTACAGTCAAAGGATACAGAGTGCCTTCCATGTTAGTGTCCTAGTCAAGATTAGTGTCCAATTCAAGATGCAGAGTGCCTTCCATGTTAGTGTCCACAGTCAAAGGATGCAGAGTGCCTTCCATGTTAGTGCCGCAGTCAAAGGAGCACAGTGCTCCAGTTAGTCCACATTCAAAGGATGCAGAGTGCCTTCCATGTTAGTGTCTACAGTCAAAGGATGCAGAGTGCCTTCCATGTTAGTGCCACAGTCGATCAAGATGCTAGAGTGCACTTCCATTTTATAGTCCACAGTCAAAGGATGCAATGCTTTCATGTTAGTGTCCGCAGTCAAAGGATGTAGTGCTTCCATGTTAGTATCACATTCAAAGGATGCAGAGTGCCTTCCATGTTAGTGTCTACAGTCAAAGGATGCAGAGTGCCTTCCATGTTAGTGTCTACAGTCAAAGGATACAGAGCGCCTTCCATGTTAGTGTCCATAGTCAAAGGATGTTAGTGTCCACATTCAAAGGATGCAGAGTGCCTTCCATGTTAGTGTCCACAGTCAAAGGATGCAGAGTGCCTTCCATGTTAGTGCCCGCAGTCAAAGGATGCAGAGTGCCTTCCATGTTAGTATCCACATTCAAAGGATGCAGAGTGCCTTCCATGTTAGTGTCTACAGTCAAAGGATGCAGAGTGCCTTCCATGTTAGTGTCTACAGTCAAAGGATACAGAGCGCCTTCCATGTTAGTGTCCATAGTCAAAGGATGTTAGTGTCCACATTCAAAGGATGCAGAGTGCCTTCCATGTTAGTGTCCACAGTCAAAggatgcagagtaccttccatgTTAGTATCCACATTCAAAggatgcagagtaccttccatgTTAGTGTCCACAGTCAAAGGATGCAGAGTGCCTTCCATGTTAGTATCCACATTCAAAGGATGCAGAGTGCCTTCCATGTTAGTGTCCACAGTCAAAGGATGCATAGTCCTGAGTGGCAAACCAAGATTGCCCATGGAAGTGGacagaaactttttagttttacttttatcttagtttctttttgaTTTACAAGCCTTATTAAATTACAGGAATAATAAAGGCATGATAAAAgtcagtgctaagagagaaattttGCACTTTCCAATTATTGAGGTAAAAATGGATTTGTTGATAATACTGGGTACACAGATATTTTCCTTTAAGTATGAAACACTATTGGTAAGAAGAGCAATATAGCTTGTTTTGGCATATGAATACTTTCAGGGAACTtgcttaaatattattttctggtCATCTTGGAGATAATTGTCTTTTATTCTCCTAATGAATTTTTTcttatagaaaatttaaaataggtTTTAGAGAAATGTACAATACTTGTTTGTAAGTTAAAAATaaccctcttttaaaaaattctgtaaaTGAAGTATTTCTGttatagggaaaaaaatcttattttcattgtgtgatttttttcttcttttttttttttagggactACAAGAAATAACTTTGAAGGCAAAAAAGTCATTAGTTTAGAATATGAAGCATATATACCGATGGcagaaaatgaaatcagaaaaattTGTTGTGACCTTAGGCAGAAATGGCCAGTCCGACACATTGCGGTGTTCCATCGACTTGGGTAggatttttttatcttttgaataTTGAATTTGGCTGCTTTTTGTCTGTATTGATACGAACTCCAACTCTGTCTGCCAAGAACAGAAAGCTTGCGCTTTAGCCCGAGGACTGTGGAGAGGGCTCCCAGCATCTGCGTGGCTGCTTGCTGGATTGTAGCTTTGGATGGCTCCATCCCTCATTTGCTCTATTGAAATTTAACCGCCTAGACCTTCAGGTCCTGGCCCGAGTGCCTGTGGGAATGTCTGCTTAAATCCCCGACGCCTTTTGACAGTTGTTCTGGCCTCTGGGCTTAGTGCATGTTGAAAGTTGGCTACAGATCAGAAGCCGTTAAAAACAGTTCATTTTCCATGCCACCAGAAAGAATGGCATTCCAGGATTTTCAAAGAAGCCAGCAATTAAGACATCtgtcattattttgttattaGCTATAATTTTATTACTAACCGGTAATGCTACTGGGTGTTGCTGATCCTGTTGCTTAAGATtaattgatatttattatttttaattgtatgttaaGTGTTTGTGGTCTTTACATACCATCTTACGCTGTACCTTGTTTGAGTTAGATGGCTGgaactagagcagtggttctcaaccagtgggtcgagacccctttgtgagtctaaatgaccctttcacgggggttgcctaagaccattgggaaacacagatatttacattgcatttCGTAACAGTAGCAGGAACAGTGGATTAGGGAGAGGACCTTTCCTTCTTAGTCCCCATCCAAGAAGGTTTATGGATAGACGCTCATTTCCACTGAATGTAACTGACATGGATTACCATTTTCTAGTTAACCTAGACATTTAAATGCAATAGAATCACATTATAATTCTAACATATATACAGATTTCCCCACCCTCTTGGTGGTGTATTTAATGTGTGAGTTAGAAAATAATGGGACTTTTCCGTCATCTTGTTAAAGTTTGGTTCCCGTGACAGAAGCCAGCACAATTATTGCTGTGTCCTCTGCTCACAGAGCCGCGTCCCTCGAAGCTGTGAGCTACGCCATCGACTCTTTAAAAGCCAAGGTGCCCATATGGAAAAAGGTGAGTGAAGAAAATACCTCACTTTGCCATGTGCACGTGATTTTTATTCATAGATAAAAATGTGATTAAGAGTACATtcacagccgggtggtggcggtggcgcacgcctttaatcccagcactcaggaggcagaggcagatggatctctgtgagttcgaggccagcctggtctacaaagcgagttccaggaaaggcgcaaagctacagagaaaccctgtctcaggaaaaaaaaaaaaaaaagaaaagaaaagggttggggatttagctcagtggtagaacacttgcctagcaagtgcaaggccctgggtttgatcctcagctcaaagaaaaaagaaaaagaaaaaaagagtacatTCATAATTTGGCTTCCTATGCCTTGCATACCTATAGACTCTGTTTTTCCTTATCTGACATAGTACATTTATGTCGTGGCTGTTTTCCAAGTTTAAGCATAGAAAGTTCTATGCCCCAAGGAATGCATGGTGTGGAGACCGCTGGCAGTTAGAATTCCTAGCTGCAGGCTTCCTGCAGTTGGTAAGCTGATCTCCCTTCGGTTTGGGAAGTGAGAGCAATGTTGGCTACTTAGTCTTTAGCTGAAGGAGAAATCCCCTCAGGCAAAAGAGCTTTTATCTAGTGGTTCTTTTCTCAGGGTGGAGAGTGTGTCTGAGAAAATGTCGGTGCGtggattagaaaacaaataggtacAAGACATGGTATTGCATATCTACATTTCCAGCAGTGTGGTGCAATCACAGGCTTTATTCTGTCCTAAGCTCCATAGACCCCATctccatatattatatatatgtgtgtatgtatgtgtgtgtatatatatatatatacacacacacacacatctatataaaataaaaacattgataGACCATTCTGTCGTGTTTGCTGCCAGTAAGTCAAGCTAAACAAAAATGAGTAATTCTTTGGTTAAATGGAGCATTCTGAAGggacaccccaccaccaccccgctcCTACCCCCTAGAATGTAGCAGCATTGAACAGAAAGTTCTGCACTTGGAAATCTTGGAAATGTTTACTTATGCATCTGAGTCGAGAATTCCCGAGTTGTCCTAAGCAGTTCCCAAAGCCGAGGAACTAATGTCAGCACACAGGATCAGAAGAGCCACACAGGGCCAGGACAATCCTCAAAGGAGTGGTTGGCTTCAGTCAGTGGGAAAGATGATCAGGTAGGACACTGATCCAGGGTCTGGGTAAAATCTGATCCTCTCCGTGGGCTGAAGAGTTTAGGAACTACTTTGGGATTACAGGATAGGGTGTATGTAAAGTCCTCATGATTCTGAGAGAATAGAGGCAAGCCTGCACAAGAGAGGGGAGGTGAGAGCACTCCAAATGAGCttcaagccatatggcaaaggtAGCTTTCTTTactggagaggagaggacagacagTCAAGACAGCAGATGGGGGCCTAGCCCTGCAACTGAGAGCGAGAGGCAAGAACGGGCACGTACCCCGAGTTTATGCTTCAAGGACTTAGCTGAACTTCGTCTTTGCTCTTCGTGGTCTGTAGGGGAGTGGAAAAGTGTAGTGCTCAGAGGCGATGGAGTGGAGCAGGGAACTCAGACCCCATCCAAGAGCAGATAAGACATTAGTGACCCACCCCAGACGTGCAGGGCAGACCTTTCAGTCGAAGGCTTTAAAATCGCTGTGGGGAGGAAACGGAGACAATCCACAAAAAGCAATTCAGCAACTTAgtagagatgagagagaaagagagagagagggagggagagggagatgataAGAAAAGGTTAGGGGAAGGGAAGACAAGAGAAagagccaggcgatggtggcacacgcctttagtcctagcacttgggaggcagagataggcagatctctgtgagtttgaggccagcctgatcaacagagcaagatccaggaaaggtgcacagctacacagagaaaccctggtgagagagagagagagagagagagagagagagagagagagagagagagaagaagaaggaggaggaggaggaggaggaggaggaggaggaggaggaggaggaggaggaggaagggagggagggagggaagaggaagagaagagatgggTCTTAGAGGTGAAAACTACAGGAATGAATTTAAGGGCAATTGAATCTGGATTTCTCTCACTGTAGAAATGAAATCTGGCCTGTGTGGGCAGAGGCAATGCTTTTCCTCTTCTTGTTCAGTTGTCTGAGTTCCAGTCCGATTCTTTGCCTGGCTCATACTTGAAGGGCATCTGAGACACAGGCAAGGGGGCTGCGGGCAGGTAGAGGGTCCTGCACAGAGGTCGCAGTGGACTGCAGCGCAGGCCTGTTCCAACACTTCCCAGCTACCCATGTAACTTCACAGCTGGTGGAAATCCAGTCCACACCTCATTTTAGAaatgtttggaaagaaaaaaggtttaAAGCTAAAGACTTTCCATATTCTCGTATATAACTTAACTCTTAGTAAATAAAAGTAGAGATGGGGGGTTGGCCCAGATGGAATTGTTTATTCTTGTCTGTTGTTGCATCTTGTCTTGTGACAACTGGCTTGTCATCCATGTTTGTGTCTCAGGGAAGTGTTGCTTCGATTGTTAAAAGGGGTGGGTGGTAGGAGTCGATGGGCTGTTCACTTGCCTGACGAGTTCAAGTGTGTTTAGTCCTCTCGTGCATTTTGAATACCTGCTGTGGTTCTGTTTTCTTCAGGAAATCTATGAAGAGTCAGCGTCAtcttggaaaagaaacaaagaatgctTCTGGGCAGCTGGTGACTAGTCCCTTCATTTTTGGTGGTAAACAGTCTCTTAGGTCGCCCAAGTGGAGGACAAGCAGAATGCCTGAGTGTGGGATGAGGGGCTGCCTAGGAACCGAGGATGAGAAGAAGTGGCTTACTTTAAATATGAGATAAGGTGTCTGCTAGACCATCCTGCTGTGACTAACTCCGAATGGTAGTCAGCCCACGATGAGCTGTGGCCTTCCTTTTGTGGTCAGCTGTCCCAGGAAGAACCCCCATCTCACAGTGTATTGACAGCATCATTATCGTATTACAAAAACTTGGCAGGATTAGAAAGTCATCATCAGTTTTGATCTATATTTTacgtaacttaaaaatgaaactaaataaatCATGATTTAAGCAGCTTAAAAGTAGATCCTGTTTGTTTATAGTCAGTGATAATACCTAAGGAATTTTATATTACAGAGACCGCTATGACTTCAGAATCCATAATTATACAATAAAGCTTTCTGTATTTCATGAGTTATCAGTATGCTTATGACtgtataaattattataaaattgttCCAAAATTAATAGCAAAGTGGTTTGTGTTAAAATGGTGTCTGATGTTTAAAAGTTGGCCCACAGCTATTTAGAGagattatataattatttattaaaatagtttGAATAGTTTTAATAATGTTAATGTAACATTGCCCTGTGTGAAGTTATTACTAAACAAATTAAATTTTCTGCATATTTTATACCAAACATCCAGTTTTTGATTGGTCAGTATATCATGGCATGTTTGAGTGCAAAAGTCCCATGCAATTTGTTCTGAAATTTTTTTGGCTTTATTGACATTTGTTTGAcaagtaaaatttatttaaattctatAATGTGGTATTGATATGCTTGTGTTATAATGTGATCATCACAACCCAGATGAATAACACATCTGTCACTTCATATAGGTTCAATGGGAGAACTTAAGGTGCATTCTGAGctcataaagaattaaaataccAGCATAACTGGATAATTGATCTCATCATAGAATTAGCAACATTCATAATAAGAATAAAGACTACTTTTAAACACAGAATAAagaggcttttctttttcctttcttggcaAGTAACTTAGTAATccttgctggggatgtctttctgtatgctgtgaatgtgctgctctgattgattgataaataaaatgctgattggccagtagtgaggcaggaagtatagtataggtgggacaagcagagaagagagttctgggaagaggaaggctgagtcaggagactccagctcaccatccagggagcagcatgtaacgggcacacaggtaaagccatggaacatgtggcaacataaagatgaacagaaatgggctgagtctaagtgtaagagctagtcagtggtaggcctgagctaaatggccaagcagttttaaataataatagcctgtatatgtttatttgggtttgagtGGCTGCAACACcagggtgagagatttgtcttgaccacaggccaggcaggacaggaaAAATCTTCAACTATAAATCCTATTTATTATACccaagaaaaacacattttacctAATTAGTTCATATATTcaacaaatgttttctgaaagCCTGTTGTGTGATAGACTCCCACCCTGTCTCCCATCTTTATTATCATGAGAAGATTATTCTTATGGCTGTGAGAGACAGGATAGCCATGCATCCTCAAGGATTTCTTGGttacttggtttctgtttcttcgtCCATCCCTAATGATTGGGTCAGAAAGACACTTGGAAAATGTCTACTTCTGTTAGTGATTTTGGGTCATCTGTCTGTCTCAACCTTCTCTCACTTCAGAACGTTCCTGTCCTTCCACCAAGCTTTAGTCTGCATCTGTGGGGGATCAAGAGCTGGGTGTTGGAGTCAGTTACCCTAACCCTGAAAACACATTAGGTTACTGGGCTACTGTGTATATTCTTAGGATTTTGTACTCTTGATGTTAATGTGTTGCATTTAATGTTAATGTGAGATACTTTCAAGTTTTAAGATTTCTCTATTAGAGCTGAgagtggtggtgtatgtcttAATTTCAGCACTAGAaagggtttctgtgagtttgaggctagcctggtctacatagtaagttctaggacaccagagctacacagagaaatcctgtctcaaaaaccaaaaccaaccaaaccaaaacaacaacaaaaaattttctATTTGAATGCTCTTTACAAGGCTTTCATTGAAGGTAATTGTGTTTTCAAAGAGTGTAGAGAAGTCATTAAAAATGGCTTTAAAGAATCACGCCTTCAGTAAGTAGGCTTGATGCTGTGTGGGACCTGGATACAGTGCTCCCAAGTCTCAGCATGAAAATGGAAGATTAGATTTGGGACGTGCTGGAAGAACCAGAATGGAGCATCCTTGAAAGTTTGTAGTTCATGGCACTGGGAGCTTCATTAAAGTACCCACCTAGGAGTGTCAGAGTTAATTGATTGTTGAGTGATCAAAAGCTGACGTCACCCCCACATGTAGCCATTGGCAGCTGGCTGTTGAAGTGGAAGAGTAGCCTTGGAAACCTCCTTAAGTAGATTGCTTGCTTTGGACTGTGACTGGGCATGAGGTGAGTTCCCTTAAGAAGCACAATAATCATGGGACATATTTGTGCTTCAACTGCCTTTGGGTAGAGAGTGGAAAGGGTCTTAGCTTCACACGGAAGTAATAGACGCTCAGCCATTGATGTAGCCTCTAGATTTTTATCTCTTGTATATGACCTATAGAGTCATAATATGTCTCCAGAACGTTTCGAGACAGTGGTTAAGGAACAGTTGTTGGATCTTGGTTTTGACTTTCTGAGTACGAACATCTTGGCTAATAGGATTCCCGGGTGAGTCTTGAATCctgtttctttacttctttctggTCCAGGCCTTGTGAACTATAGCCATCACCTACCAGTCATGCTCTCTCTCTACCATTTCCAGCCTAATTCATCCATTTTTCTAGTAATGAGCCTTCTCACCAGTGTTGGGATCCCAAAGCCCTGAGTTCTCACCTCTGCAATCCAGCAAAGTAgccttcctctccacctcccatcctGCTTCAGGCTTGCTGCTTTGCTGTGGCTGGTGTGGGTAAGCTATTCCTGCTTCTAGATTGTTCTTCCTTCTGGGGTTTATGGattctgcttcttttctttgttcccgTCTCTAAATGTCATTTGCACAGAGAGCCTTCACAGACTACCCTGCTTAAAAGTAGAGTCCTGTTCATTTCCTGTGCGCACGTTTTGTTATGGTACCTGATGCTGCCTGAAGTACTACAATCACTACTAGTTTATCACCAGTAGTTTGTCATTAGCTACAACTCTGTGTCACCAAAGTGCATGGGCTTGTAGTGTTCACTCAAGTATTTGCTGGATGAGTACTGGTGCTGTTGGTTTCACATACTGTGTCAAATTAAACACACCTGACATGTAAGTTGTGCCACACACAGTTAAAGGAACCAGTGGGCAACGGAAGCCATTCTAGTCCACTGTGTGTTGTAATTAGTGGAACCATCCAGCAGAGGGCAGTAGATCCAGGCCTATAATTGTGACTGCCTTAAATCACATTTTCTACTCACTAGAGTTGCGTTTAGTGTAGCCATTCTGTAAGGCTAGAGTGGTCCTTAAATGTGACTAATGTGTGATCTGTAATTagtaacttatttaaaaattaggGGTTATAatagggggagggacagagttgTAGAGAAATGTTGTTTGTAGTTTTTAATACTAATATGGAACAGGAAAAGGAATCAATTACCTTTTAAACGTGAGTCAATAGACAAATTATTATACAGTTGCCTGTATGGGACGAGATGATGGCTTCAGTGCAGGTTTCAAAATGTCAGCCCTGAGGGGGGGACGTGGGCATAAAGTCCCTCTCTGACCAATAATTtgcaatttcattaaaatttccatttcataAATGGTATATCACAAAATGTGAGTTGCTGGGAAATGGAAAATTAATAGAGTGTCACGTGgcatatcaaccacactccagggcagatcCTGTGCCtgggagtagttggccaacacaaaatggattcCATGCTTTTttgtgctatttatttattttttttgttgttgttttattttgtctttttttttgagggggaggggagagagagaagaggagaaacaaaGTTAGATgagtagggaggtgggagggtcTGGGAAGAGTTAAGTGAGGAGAAAGAGTGTGGTTGAAATATGTTGTctggaaatttttaaataaaataatataggtctttctgaaaagaaaaataaaatagaaaactaaaaacaaaacaataaaaacaaaaagttctttCCCCCAGCATTGTATTTTAAGCACATGGACTCACTTTTCTATAGAAAGCTGTACATTTTGGAGTGAGAATTCATATGTAGGAATGCCTAATACCTAAGTGAGAGATGTTTTAACATTGATACAGATGGCGGCAACACAGTCACATTCGGCCTTCACCTTGCAGAGGACTGCCATGCATATCATGACCGCACTCTGTAAACTCAAATCTGTCTTGCTTCAGTTCTTCAGTGTGTTCATTTCAGTGTGTGTAATTGTTTTTGACATTTAAGTCACCTGTCACTTAATATTCAAATGTTTTAGCTATCCGTTGCACATGGTAGCCCATCAGCTGCTTTGAGTTTCTACCAGACCAGAAACTGATGTCACTGACAGCCCGAGTCTTCAGAATACATCTTGAGTGTGTTCTGAAGCAAAAGGGGTCCCTAAGACATATTGACATGTGTAACTTTGCAATAAAAACCCAAGatgagtgtagcatgaatcttaaaatgtcttattaattaaatcaaacctgagctaggtattggggtgaatgctggaagatcagagaagcagaacaagccacagctacctcacctcatcaattcctcagctgatcctgtttcctcagactggaagcctctcagtcctcatccagaatgaatctcagctgaactgtgctgctcaaagcctaaaagcttaaccagccaaatgcttctagtttctggtcctcatgccttatatatctttttctttctgccgtcactccctgggattaaaggctggatttctgggattaaaggcgagagtcaccatgcctggctgtttctaatgtggccttgaactcagagatccagagggatttctgcctccagaatgctaggattaaaggtgtgtgtgccaccattttctggcctctatgtctgtctagtggctgttctgtctctgaccccagataaatttattagggtgcacaatattttgaggaacataataccaccataATTGAGTAGCTCActttcaaaacaattttaatgacatttaacGACAGGGCATGAAAAGAATGATTTACAATTAAATACAACGTTTCTGTCTCATGCTTTGAGATCAGAAAAGCTTCTATTTGTGTCAATACTACATTTTGATTGTTtctaagaaatcaaataaattcaCCAAGTTGGTGTACAAACAAATACATTCATCTTATTTACTTTTGGtggagagaaaaaagacaaaacacttAATTCAAAACTGCAAACATTACATCTTACCAAGATTACCTATCATGTTTCAAGGAAATAAGACAATcccctcttttaaaaatagataattcTAATAGAGTTGTgcaatatatacatttacatttgGCTTCCTTTGCCAAAATCAAGTACAAACAATACAATCTATATATTTACACAGTGACTACATctttatactttaaaattcaaagtaGTAAATATTTTACTCCCCAGTTCACCCCCATGTTTATCTTTTAACTGGATGTTTACTCTGTCATGTTATTGGGAATGAACCTTCCTGAATGCACATGAAGTATATAGTTCGAGGATGCTGTGTATAGACTTGTTCTGTGTGTAAGGATGAGAATCCTGCCTTCTGTTGAAACCTTGAGGCTTTCACATGTTAGGTTACAGCTGTGTATCAGGATAGATACAGCGTaatattattatgtataatgtaGAATAATCACTTGTGTGACCATCATAAATTGCCTGTAGTTGTCTTTAGTCTTCACAGTTAAAAGGCAAGTTGCACTGTTTTATGAAAATAACACTGCCAGTTAGGAAAACATCTGTCCAGTTAGGCATTCATAGTTTGCTGCTAAGGTGAGTGGTGCATAACTTGAGATGTGTCCAGTTTCTTTATTACACTATTTTACCCTCCTGCTGCTGTTTACAGAGTTGTGTGATGACCACACAGGAGGCAACTTGGGTTTTTAAGATCACATTTTGTGATATACCATTtatgaaatggaaattttaacCTGACATCTTTTGAGTCCTATACTTACTTTTAAAGCAAAAGTAGGGTTAAATGGATTATGTAACTTCCTCTCAACCACTGCCTACTTGCCCCCAATAATTTCTTGAGAACACTCATCTTTGCTTAAAATTTCTTGAAAAATACAGGGGTCGTTTAGTAAAGACTGGGTGTGGGGCTCAACTGGGGACATTTGTTATTGTCCGCCAAAGTTGCAATCTGTCCTTGAGTAGGTAGAGGCCATGGATGCTGCTTAAAACCCTGTAAGGAACACGACCACCTCTCCCTCCTAAAACTACCTGCTCCAAAATGACAGTATTGCTAAGGTCATAGACCCTGGGGCTTGTGTGAGAAATGCTTTAGAGACTGTGTTTAAGtcttgg
This region includes:
- the Mocs2 gene encoding molybdopterin synthase catalytic subunit isoform X1, which gives rise to MSSLEISNSCFSPETKLPLSPQLVEDSALEPSRKDVDEVEEKPKDIIQFTDKKLSVDEVSQLVISPLCGAVSLFVGTTRNNFEGKKVISLEYEAYIPMAENEIRKICCDLRQKWPVRHIAVFHRLGLVPVTEASTIIAVSSAHRAASLEAVSYAIDSLKAKVPIWKKEIYEESASSWKRNKECFWAAGD
- the Mocs2 gene encoding molybdopterin synthase catalytic subunit isoform X2 translates to MSSLEISNSCFSPETKLPLSPQLVEDSALEPSRKDVDEVEEKPKDIIQFTDKKLSVDEVSQLVISPLCGAVSLFVGTTRNNFEGKKVISLEYEAYIPMAENEIRKICCDLRQKWPVRHIAVFHRLGAASLEAVSYAIDSLKAKVPIWKKEIYEESASSWKRNKECFWAAGD